A window from Cygnus olor isolate bCygOlo1 chromosome 13, bCygOlo1.pri.v2, whole genome shotgun sequence encodes these proteins:
- the LPAR4 gene encoding lysophosphatidic acid receptor 4, whose amino-acid sequence MGNHSNNHTCLTDDSFKYNLYGAVYSVVFILGLITNCASLFVFCCRMKMRSETAIFMTNLAVSDLLFVFTLPFKIFYNFNRHWPFGDSLCKISGTAFLTNIYGSMLFLTCISVDRFLAIVYPFRSRTIRTRRNSAIVCAGVWILVLSGGISASLFSTTNISNSSTTCFEGFSKRIWKTYLSKITIFIEVVGFIIPLLLNLTCSSLVLRTLRKPATLSQIGTNKEKVLKMIIVHVAIFVVCFVPYNSILFLYALVRSQAIANCSLERFARTMYPITLCIATMNCCFDPFIYYFTSESFQKSFNIKTQIKMDSLFKTETPLTKTALPAPQDEISDQAITNGGDPTSESHF is encoded by the coding sequence ATGGGAAACCACAGCAACAATCATACCTGTTTGACAGATGATTCCTTCAAGTACAACTTGTATGGAGCTGTGTACAGTGTGGTCTTCATCCTTGGTTTAATTACCAACTGTGCCtccctctttgttttctgctgtcgGATGAAAATGCGAAGCGAAACGGCCATTTTCATGACAAACCTGGCAGTTTCAGACTTGCTGTTTGTGTTCACTTTGCCTTTTAAGATCTTTTACAATTTCAACAGGCATTGGCCTTTCGGAGATAGCCTGTGCAAGATTTCTGGTACAGCATTTCTCACCAACATCTACGGTAGCATGCTGTTTCTCACTTGCATTAGCGTTGACCGTTTCCTCGCTATCGTCTATCCATTCCGATCTCGTACCATAAGGACCAGAAGAAATTCAGCCATAGTCTGTGCTGGTGTTTGGATATTGGTCCTCAGCGGTGGAATTTCAGCTTCATTGTTTTCCACAACCAACATCTCCAACTCCAGCACAACCTGTTTTGAAGGTTTTTCCAAACGTATCTGGAAAACCTATTTGTCTAAGATCACTATATTTATTGAAGTGGTAGGATTCATAATTCCTTTGCTACTCAACCTTACGTGCTCTTCTTTAGTTCTCAGGACTCTCCGGAAACCTGCCACCTTGTCTCAGATCGGGacaaacaaagagaaagtaTTGAAAATGATCATTGTGCATGTGGCCATTTTCGTCGTGTGCTTTGTGCCTTACAATTCCATACTCTTCTTGTATGCCCTTGTGCGGTCCCAAGCGATAGCAAACTGCTCCTTGGAGAGGTTTGCGAGGACAATGTACCCAATCACATTGTGCATTGCAACAATGAACTGCTGCTTTGACCCATTCATCTATTACTTCACATCAGAATCTTTCCAGAAATCTTTCAACATAAAGACCCAGATAAAAATGGATTCTCTTTTCAAGACTGAGACCCCTCTAACAAAGACTGCACTACCAGCACCACAGGATGAAATAAGTGACCAAGCTATTACAAATGGGGGAGATCCAACATCTGAATCACATTTCTAG